The genomic interval TCTTACTGTTGCTGTTGTTAGTGTTGCCACCCCCTGAACTCATGGAGCTGCCCCCTGACATCTTCCGTTTCCGCCGTTTGCTGGGCTGTTGCCGTGCAGGCTCCGCGGGGGGTGCTACCATGCGCTGCCACTTCTGGAAAAGGCAGGTCTTGAGGCAGTCtcgggggctgaggctgtaggtCTTGTGGCGGGACATGAGCTCCTGCATGGGCTCAAGTATCACACAGAGTCGGAGGTAGTTGAGAGTGGAATTGGATAATCCACACCGGGTGATATTTTTAGAGAGCTGATCCAACATCTGGGGGTCCTGGGCATGCATGGCAAGGATGCTCCGGGGGATGAGCTCTCGGTGCTGCCGAATGCTGAAGTGCCACGTCTTTATCCGCATCATGTCATCAAACATGAATTCCAGGTACAACCGGCCCTCCACACACACCTGGGTAAACATGGGTTTGCCGTGCTGGGTCACCATGCTGCCCTGGTCACAGTCGAGGGACACAAAGTTGCTGTGGAATGCCTCCTTGGGATGCTTAAGCACATAATACAGCTCCGTAGCACCCCCCTCAAAAATGCTGCAGAAGTAGCGTGGGATCAAGGTCCGGCCAATGGTGTATCTCTTTGGTCCATCCTCCAGGCAGAAAGTGATGGTCAACATGGCATCATCCTCAAAGAACTCAGTCGTGAAAGCATCCCACCAGAGATTGTCGCACTCCTCTGTCCAGTTCTGAAGCCGTTTGTTAAGCTCGAATATTCTGTAGTCAGTTTGGTTACCATATGGTGTGTGCCTCCCAATCCCAGGTTCCAGGTATGTAGGTGGGTACATGGGAGTTGGGCCCACATCCCGATCCAGCATGGTGCCGGGATGAAAGGGAGGGAAGGCGTTGCCGTTCGGGGGTTCCTTCGGTGAGTACAGCTTGAATGACTTTGAGGAACAACCAGGACAGGCACAGCCCACTGACATCTTCACATCGCCCGCCGCTGGGGACCCAGCCGAGTCACGGTGCCCGCCCCTCGCAGGGACAGGCCTGGCATGAGCCGCTGCCGCCGCCCGCGACCCCCGCTGCCCTCGCAGCCGGCCCGGCCTCGAcccctgctttttctatttctatgaagaatgtcatggggattttaataggaattgcattaaatctgtataccatttttggtagtatggtcattttgacaatattaattctgcctatccaggagtctaggagatctttccatcttctgaggttttcttcaatttctttctttagtgttctgtagttttcattgtagaggtctttcacctcttttgttagattgaatcccaggtattttattttttttgaggctattgtgaatggagtagttttcctaatttctctttcagtggactCGTCATAGATGTATaggaatgtattttatttatgggtgttgattttatatccagctactttgctgaattcatttattagttctagaagctttctggtggaattttttggatcttctagatatataatcagcaaatagtgatagtttgagttcttctttacctatgtgtgtctctttaatttatttcttttgtctaattgctctggctagagtttcaaggatgatgttgaatagaagtggtaaaagaggacatccttgtcttgttcatttttagtgagaattctttcaatttttctccatttagaatgatgctggccttgggtttagcatatatagcttttgcaatgttgaggtatgttcctactatccctagtttttccagtgttttgaacatgaaggtgtgctgtattttgtcaaatgctttttctgcatctattgagatgatcatatgattcttgtagTTAAGTCTATTattatgatgaattacatttattgatttctgtatattgaaccaaccctgcatccttgagatgaattccacttgatcatggtgcactatctttttaatgtgtttttgtatgcaatttgccataattttattgagaatttttgcatctatgttcaatCAGgcatattggtctgaagttttatttccttgatgtgtctttgtatggtTTTGGTATctgggtgatattagcctcatagaaatgagtttggaagaattccctccatttctatttcatggaatatttgaggagtattggtgttaattcttctttgaaagtattGTAGAACTTGACTGAGAATTCacctggtcctgggattttctttattGGTGggttttgatggcattttctattacattatttgaaattgatttgtttaaagtttgagtaggtcatatgtctctagaaatttgttgatgtctttgatattttctattttattagagtataaattctcaaaatagtttataatatcttctgtatttcagacgtgtccattgtgatatttcttc from Urocitellus parryii isolate mUroPar1 chromosome 3, mUroPar1.hap1, whole genome shotgun sequence carries:
- the LOC113178566 gene encoding LIM domain-binding protein 1 isoform X1 — translated: MSVGCACPGCSSKSFKLYSPKEPPNGNAFPPFHPGTMLDRDVGPTPMYPPTYLEPGIGRHTPYGNQTDYRIFELNKRLQNWTEECDNLWWDAFTTEFFEDDAMLTITFCLEDGPKRYTIGRTLIPRYFCSIFEGGATELYYVLKHPKEAFHSNFVSLDCDQGSMVTQHGKPMFTQVCVEGRLYLEFMFDDMMRIKTWHFSIRQHRELIPRSILAMHAQDPQMLDQLSKNITRCGLSNSTLNYLRLCVILEPMQELMSRHKTYSLSPRDCLKTCLFQKWQRMVAPPAEPARQQPSKRRKRKMSGGSSMSSGGGNTNNSNSKKKSPASTFALSSQVPDVMVVGEPTLMGGEFGDEDERLITRLENTQFDSANGIDNEDSFNNSPALGANSPWNSKPPSSQESKSENPTSQASQ
- the LOC113178566 gene encoding LIM domain-binding protein 1 isoform X2, coding for MSVGCACPGCSSKSFKLYSPKEPPNGNAFPPFHPGTMLDRDVGPTPMYPPTYLEPGIGRHTPYGNQTDYRIFELNKRLQNWTEECDNLWWDAFTTEFFEDDAMLTITFCLEDGPKRYTIGRTLIPRYFCSIFEGGATELYYVLKHPKEAFHSNFVSLDCDQGSMVTQHGKPMFTQVCVEGRLYLEFMFDDMMRIKTWHFSIRQHRELIPRSILAMHAQDPQMLDQLSKNITRCGLSNSTLNYLRLCVILEPMQELMSRHKTYSLSPRDCLKTCLFQKWQRMVAPPAEPARQQPSKRRKRKMSGGSSMSSGGGNTNNSNSKKKSPASTFALSSQDVMVVGEPTLMGGEFGDEDERLITRLENTQFDSANGIDNEDSFNNSPALGANSPWNSKPPSSQESKSENPTSQASQ